A DNA window from Flavisolibacter ginsenosidimutans contains the following coding sequences:
- a CDS encoding shikimate kinase, whose protein sequence is MRIFLIGFMGCGKTHWGKLLSQKLQIPFFDLDAVIEEQEGKSITEIFAENGEEHFRLLEKDVLYMLTESHDNFVMACGGGAPCFFNNIDYMKKKGATVWINCSPDCLYSRLVKEKEKRPLIKNIPDEELKAFIIKKYADRKIFYQQAAIILSDEEISLDTLIEKTFHT, encoded by the coding sequence ATGCGAATTTTTCTCATCGGCTTCATGGGTTGCGGCAAAACGCACTGGGGCAAATTGCTAAGCCAGAAGCTGCAAATTCCTTTTTTCGATTTGGACGCAGTGATTGAAGAACAGGAAGGCAAAAGCATCACCGAAATTTTTGCCGAAAATGGGGAAGAGCATTTCCGGCTGCTGGAAAAAGATGTGCTTTACATGCTTACCGAAAGCCACGATAATTTTGTGATGGCCTGCGGCGGTGGCGCTCCCTGCTTTTTTAATAACATTGATTACATGAAAAAGAAGGGCGCCACGGTTTGGATCAACTGTTCGCCCGATTGCCTTTACAGCCGCCTCGTAAAAGAAAAAGAAAAGCGTCCGCTGATTAAAAACATCCCGGACGAAGAACTAAAAGCTTTCATCATTAAAAAGTACGCCGACCGCAAAATATTTTACCAGCAGGCGGCCATCATTCTAAGCGACGAAGAAATCAGCCTTGATACACTAATCGAAAAAACATTTCATACCTGA
- a CDS encoding DUF423 domain-containing protein, whose amino-acid sequence MQKIYLVIGSLLAGLAVALGAFGAHGLKKIVSSETVAVYQTGVQYQMYHALALILVGILSDRIYNGFVSYAGVLFVAGVILFSGSLYLIVSMNAMNKTVPTALGILTPVGGLFFILGWVCLIVGLLKK is encoded by the coding sequence ATGCAAAAAATTTATCTCGTTATCGGAAGTTTGTTGGCTGGCCTTGCCGTAGCCCTTGGCGCTTTTGGTGCACACGGATTAAAAAAAATTGTTTCGTCCGAAACCGTTGCCGTTTATCAAACCGGCGTGCAATACCAAATGTATCACGCACTGGCGCTTATTCTCGTCGGCATTTTGTCGGATCGGATTTACAACGGCTTTGTTTCCTACGCGGGTGTTCTGTTTGTGGCCGGCGTTATTTTGTTTTCCGGCTCCTTATACCTGATCGTTTCCATGAACGCCATGAACAAGACAGTTCCCACGGCCCTTGGGATACTGACGCCGGTTGGAGGCCTGTTCTTTATTTTGGGTTGGGTTTGTCTGATAGTGGGGTTACTAAAAAAATAA
- a CDS encoding FtsK/SpoIIIE family DNA translocase → MANELKKSTPKVAEKPAPKKKAANPKPVAAAPAKKSPASSSFKKEKEEKVDLKKLAKDERTHKILGTVSLLMSVFLFISFVSYFSTWKEDQSQIFNKGIGFLFDSGSKVANLLGRLGAYASHGLIRQSFGLASFLFCCFFFVVGINLITARKVFSIWRNLRYVTIGLIILSVTLSFLFSSFDFPFGGSVGDMINNWLKAFLGTIGTAALLLVVGGSYLIWQFNPTFKVPIRDKEFSAENETARLTIEEDEAEEKEEPLQQEPSLIALAKQAATINDLYAEKEDAKQHESNPNALNGDGEMVLSINPAKEEKDYGFHLTEREEDKATIEEEEPLHVNEPVEESITGEILHKEEEAITREVPFEIKEEPKPRKREQAVENLELEIKSKEDEIEEDGEPERQKDYSDLPPYEPTLDLRDYKYPSVDLLEAHGSEKIVQDPAELEANKNQIINTLKNYDITIQKISATVGPTVTLYEIVPAAGVRISRIKNLEDDIALSLAALGIRIIAPIPGKGTIGIEVPNVKKTIVSMRTLLSAEKFTHNTFSLPIAIGKKIDNENFIVDLASMPHLLMAGATGQGKSVGLNAVLVSLLYKKHPSQLKFVLIDPKKVELSVYRHIETHFLAKLPGEEDAIITDTKKVIHTLNALCIEMDNRYDLLKEAGARNIKEYNEKFTKRRLNPQKGHQFLPFIVLVVDEFADLIMTAGKEVEMPIARLAQLARAVGIHLIIATQRPSVNIITGTIKANFPARIAFKVSSKIDSRTILDAGGAEQLIGKGDMLISYNGEITRLQCAFVDTPEVEKIVDFISDQRGYPQAFMLPEYVDEKEMEGKDFDMSDKDPLFGDAAKLIVQNQMGSTSLIQRRMKLGYNRAGRLMDQLEAAGIVGPNLGSKAREVLVKTEADLFEILETLS, encoded by the coding sequence ATGGCTAATGAGCTGAAGAAATCCACGCCTAAAGTTGCTGAAAAACCGGCGCCGAAGAAGAAAGCGGCCAATCCTAAACCCGTTGCTGCTGCCCCTGCAAAAAAATCTCCTGCTTCTTCATCCTTTAAAAAAGAAAAAGAAGAAAAAGTTGACTTAAAAAAGTTGGCGAAGGACGAACGAACCCACAAAATTTTAGGTACGGTTTCCTTGTTGATGTCCGTTTTTTTGTTCATTTCTTTTGTGTCTTATTTTTCTACATGGAAAGAAGACCAGTCGCAAATTTTTAACAAAGGCATTGGCTTTTTGTTCGATAGCGGGTCAAAGGTTGCCAACCTTCTTGGCCGCTTAGGTGCTTATGCCTCGCACGGGCTGATTCGCCAGTCATTTGGCCTTGCCTCTTTTCTTTTTTGCTGTTTCTTTTTCGTGGTCGGGATCAACCTGATTACAGCCCGAAAGGTGTTTTCCATCTGGCGCAACCTGCGTTACGTAACCATTGGTTTAATCATCCTTTCCGTCACGCTTTCCTTCCTGTTTTCGTCCTTTGATTTTCCCTTTGGCGGCAGCGTTGGCGACATGATCAACAACTGGCTAAAAGCCTTTCTTGGAACCATCGGTACGGCTGCCTTGTTGTTGGTGGTTGGCGGCTCTTACCTCATCTGGCAATTCAATCCAACGTTTAAGGTTCCCATTCGCGACAAAGAATTTTCTGCGGAAAATGAAACCGCACGGCTTACCATTGAGGAAGATGAAGCCGAGGAAAAAGAAGAACCGCTACAACAAGAGCCGTCGCTGATTGCGCTTGCCAAACAAGCCGCAACCATCAACGATTTGTATGCTGAAAAGGAAGACGCTAAACAACACGAGAGCAACCCGAACGCTTTAAACGGCGACGGCGAAATGGTACTCAGCATTAATCCTGCAAAAGAAGAAAAAGACTACGGCTTCCATCTGACAGAAAGGGAAGAGGATAAAGCGACGATTGAGGAAGAAGAACCTTTGCATGTAAACGAGCCGGTTGAAGAAAGTATTACCGGCGAAATACTGCACAAAGAAGAAGAGGCAATTACCAGAGAAGTTCCGTTTGAAATTAAAGAAGAACCGAAGCCAAGAAAACGAGAACAGGCAGTTGAAAATCTTGAACTGGAAATAAAGTCGAAGGAGGATGAAATAGAAGAAGACGGAGAACCCGAACGGCAAAAAGATTACAGCGATCTGCCTCCGTACGAACCAACGCTTGACCTGCGCGATTACAAATACCCGTCGGTAGATTTGCTGGAAGCACACGGCAGCGAAAAGATTGTGCAAGACCCAGCCGAACTGGAAGCCAACAAAAACCAGATCATCAACACGCTGAAAAATTACGACATCACCATTCAAAAAATCAGCGCAACGGTGGGGCCAACGGTAACGCTTTACGAGATTGTTCCCGCAGCCGGTGTGCGCATTTCACGCATCAAAAATCTGGAAGACGACATCGCCCTAAGCCTTGCTGCGCTTGGCATTCGCATCATTGCGCCCATTCCGGGCAAAGGAACGATTGGCATTGAAGTGCCCAACGTGAAGAAGACCATCGTGAGCATGCGAACTTTGCTTTCGGCAGAAAAATTCACGCACAATACCTTCAGCCTACCTATCGCCATCGGCAAAAAAATCGACAACGAAAACTTCATCGTTGACCTGGCTTCAATGCCGCACTTGCTCATGGCCGGTGCAACGGGTCAGGGCAAATCAGTAGGACTAAACGCGGTGCTGGTTTCGTTGCTTTACAAAAAGCATCCTTCGCAACTGAAGTTTGTTTTAATTGACCCGAAGAAGGTAGAGTTGAGCGTTTACCGCCACATCGAAACGCATTTTCTTGCCAAGTTGCCCGGCGAAGAAGACGCCATCATCACCGACACAAAAAAAGTAATTCACACCCTCAATGCGCTTTGCATTGAAATGGACAACCGCTACGATCTTTTAAAAGAAGCCGGTGCACGCAACATCAAAGAGTACAACGAGAAGTTTACAAAGCGAAGATTGAATCCGCAGAAGGGCCATCAGTTTCTTCCTTTTATTGTGTTGGTAGTAGATGAATTTGCCGACCTGATTATGACGGCAGGAAAGGAAGTGGAAATGCCCATTGCGCGACTTGCACAGCTTGCACGTGCTGTTGGCATTCACCTGATCATTGCCACGCAACGTCCGTCGGTAAACATCATCACGGGTACAATTAAAGCCAATTTCCCGGCACGTATTGCGTTCAAGGTTTCTTCAAAAATTGATTCCAGAACCATTCTTGACGCAGGCGGCGCGGAGCAACTCATTGGCAAGGGCGACATGCTTATTTCCTACAACGGTGAAATCACACGTTTGCAATGTGCTTTTGTGGACACGCCGGAAGTGGAAAAAATCGTGGACTTCATTTCGGACCAGCGGGGCTACCCGCAGGCCTTTATGCTGCCCGAATACGTGGATGAAAAAGAGATGGAAGGAAAAGATTTTGACATGTCCGACAAAGATCCCTTGTTTGGTGATGCGGCAAAACTCATTGTGCAAAACCAGATGGGCTCCACTTCGCTGATTCAACGCCGCATGAAACTCGGTTACAACCGTGCGGGCCGCCTGATGGACCAACTGGAAGCGGCTGGTATCGTGGGTCCCAACCTTGGCAGCAAAGCACGTGAAGTGCTTGTAAAAACCGAAGCCGACCTGTTTGAAATTCTTGAGACCTTAAGTTAG
- a CDS encoding LolA family protein has translation MKRTLTLLSFVSMSFAVLAQTNPTKSDPEAKKILDAVSAKFKTYSSPQASFTYKVENAGGKALSTKRGTVTMKGNKFRVSMDGMEIFSDGKTIWNYDKSANEVTVNNMNEGGSAMTPQKMFTNFYDKDFFYKLNGTKTEGGKTLSEIELTPMDKSRPYHKIYVLVDKGAHTIYNAQFLEKSGGRYSYTVNSLKPSTSMADADFIFNKSKYPGVEVVDLR, from the coding sequence ATGAAAAGAACGCTTACGCTACTGAGTTTTGTCTCGATGTCCTTCGCCGTACTCGCACAAACAAATCCTACCAAAAGCGATCCCGAAGCCAAGAAAATTTTAGATGCGGTGAGCGCAAAATTCAAAACTTATTCTTCTCCGCAGGCCTCGTTTACCTATAAAGTCGAAAACGCAGGAGGCAAAGCCCTTTCTACCAAAAGAGGAACGGTAACGATGAAGGGAAACAAGTTCCGTGTGTCAATGGACGGCATGGAAATTTTCTCCGATGGCAAAACCATTTGGAACTACGATAAATCGGCTAATGAAGTAACGGTAAACAACATGAACGAAGGTGGCAGCGCCATGACACCGCAAAAAATGTTTACCAATTTTTACGACAAAGATTTTTTTTACAAACTGAACGGCACAAAAACCGAAGGCGGCAAAACGCTTTCGGAAATAGAATTGACGCCGATGGACAAAAGCCGGCCTTACCACAAAATTTACGTGTTGGTAGACAAAGGCGCTCACACTATATACAACGCACAATTTTTGGAGAAATCCGGCGGTCGTTACAGCTATACGGTTAACAGTTTAAAACCTTCTACTTCGATGGCTGATGCGGATTTTATTTTTAACAAAAGCAAGTATCCCGGCGTAGAAGTAGTGGACTTGCGCTAA
- a CDS encoding Tex family protein, with the protein MESKYLQKIAEKLSLSLKQITNVDNLQAEGATIPFMARYRKEATGNLDEVVIGNVVEELAYFADLEKRKTTVLKTIEDLGKLTPALKDKIENCYSATELEDIYLPYKPKRKTRAVQAIEKGLEPLAKVLFEQANVNLDEEAAKFITADVKDAKEALQGARDIIAEWVSEHEQARAKVRQLFTETATLASKVLTAKKEEADAQKYRDYFEFSESLSKSPSHRIMAIRRGEKEGFLLMDINIDKTIAVEELERIFIKASNAAATEVRKAIDDSYTRLLKPSIENEFRLLSKNKADEEAINVFTENLRQLLLASPLGSKNVLALDPGYRTGCKVVCLDAQGTFVYNTTIYPHPPQNQWQESVAEIKRLVSKFNIEAIGIGNGTAGRETEQLVRSVDFGKPVSIFQVNESGASIYSASEVAREEFPDEDVTVRGAISIGRRLLDPLSELVKIDPKSIGVGQYQHDVNQTKLKTALDRVVESAVNFVGVDVNTASKHLLQYVSGISSTLANNIVQYRATNGAFASREELKKVPLMGPKSFEQCAGFLRIANAENLLDNSSVHPERYTLVQQMAKDVQASLEELIKNAEVRKRINKRQYINETVGEYTVDDILKELEKPGRDPRAPIEEFQFDANIKSIEDVKTGMTVPGIVTNITAFGAFVDIGVKQDGLVHVSQLSNRYVSDPKEVVKLGQKVSVIVTEVDVARKRIALSMKTENGSQKPEVRKDRKPFVQKEQPLNSFQKSLLDLKKKFQ; encoded by the coding sequence ATGGAATCAAAATACCTACAAAAAATCGCCGAGAAATTATCGCTGTCGCTGAAACAAATCACCAACGTTGACAACTTGCAGGCCGAAGGCGCCACCATCCCGTTTATGGCGCGTTACCGCAAAGAAGCAACGGGCAATTTGGACGAAGTCGTGATTGGTAATGTAGTGGAAGAACTTGCTTACTTCGCCGACCTTGAAAAGCGTAAAACAACCGTTCTTAAAACCATTGAAGACCTTGGAAAACTAACGCCGGCGCTAAAGGACAAAATCGAAAATTGTTACAGCGCCACTGAACTTGAAGATATCTATCTCCCTTATAAACCAAAGCGCAAAACAAGAGCCGTGCAGGCAATTGAAAAAGGTTTGGAGCCGCTGGCAAAAGTCTTGTTTGAGCAGGCTAACGTTAACCTCGATGAAGAAGCCGCAAAATTTATTACGGCCGATGTGAAGGATGCAAAAGAAGCTTTGCAGGGAGCAAGAGATATTATTGCCGAATGGGTAAGCGAACACGAGCAGGCAAGGGCAAAAGTTCGTCAACTGTTTACCGAAACGGCAACGCTTGCGTCAAAAGTTTTAACCGCCAAAAAAGAAGAAGCCGATGCGCAGAAATACCGCGATTATTTTGAGTTCAGCGAGTCGCTGAGTAAAAGCCCTTCGCACCGGATTATGGCAATCAGGAGAGGAGAAAAGGAAGGCTTTTTGTTGATGGATATAAACATTGACAAAACAATCGCAGTGGAAGAGTTAGAGCGCATCTTTATCAAAGCTTCGAATGCGGCGGCAACCGAAGTAAGAAAAGCAATTGACGACTCCTACACACGCTTGCTAAAGCCGTCTATTGAAAACGAATTTCGCCTGCTGAGCAAGAACAAAGCCGACGAGGAAGCCATCAACGTTTTCACCGAAAACCTGCGGCAATTGCTGCTGGCGTCGCCCCTGGGTTCAAAGAATGTTTTGGCACTTGACCCAGGCTATCGAACCGGTTGCAAAGTCGTTTGCCTGGATGCGCAGGGAACCTTTGTTTACAACACAACCATTTATCCGCATCCGCCGCAAAACCAGTGGCAGGAAAGCGTGGCCGAAATCAAACGTCTTGTTTCAAAATTCAACATTGAAGCTATTGGCATCGGTAACGGAACGGCCGGAAGAGAAACGGAACAGTTGGTGCGCAGCGTTGATTTTGGAAAACCCGTCAGTATTTTTCAGGTGAACGAAAGCGGCGCTTCCATTTATTCCGCATCGGAAGTGGCAAGGGAAGAATTTCCGGACGAAGACGTAACCGTTCGCGGCGCCATCAGCATCGGACGACGTTTGCTTGATCCCTTGAGCGAGTTGGTAAAGATTGATCCAAAATCAATTGGCGTAGGCCAATACCAACACGACGTGAACCAAACCAAATTAAAGACAGCACTTGACAGGGTTGTGGAAAGTGCGGTGAACTTCGTCGGCGTTGACGTGAACACGGCATCGAAACATTTGCTGCAATACGTGTCAGGAATTTCGTCAACGTTAGCCAACAACATCGTTCAATACCGGGCCACAAACGGTGCTTTTGCTTCACGGGAAGAATTGAAAAAAGTTCCGTTGATGGGGCCAAAATCTTTCGAACAATGCGCCGGCTTTCTGCGAATTGCTAACGCTGAAAATTTGTTGGACAATTCATCGGTTCACCCGGAACGTTACACACTGGTGCAACAGATGGCGAAAGACGTGCAGGCTTCGTTGGAAGAGCTAATTAAAAATGCGGAGGTTCGCAAGCGCATCAACAAGCGGCAATACATTAACGAAACAGTTGGCGAATACACGGTGGATGATATTTTAAAAGAGCTGGAAAAACCCGGCCGTGATCCGCGTGCCCCGATTGAAGAATTTCAGTTCGACGCAAACATAAAATCCATTGAAGACGTAAAAACCGGCATGACCGTTCCGGGCATCGTGACCAACATCACGGCCTTTGGCGCTTTTGTGGACATCGGCGTAAAGCAGGACGGCCTTGTACACGTTTCGCAATTGAGCAACCGCTATGTTTCCGACCCGAAAGAAGTGGTAAAGCTTGGGCAGAAAGTAAGTGTAATTGTAACGGAGGTTGATGTTGCAAGAAAGCGAATTGCACTGAGCATGAAGACAGAGAACGGAAGCCAGAAACCAGAGGTTAGAAAAGATAGAAAGCCGTTCGTGCAGAAAGAACAGCCGCTAAATTCTTTTCAAAAAAGTTTGCTGGATTTGAAGAAGAAGTTTCAGTGA
- a CDS encoding glycosyltransferase family 61 protein — protein MKFERKIVYPQSTAMPKLPLNYDDAKDFFEDGVRVTTKDVEQYKLTNVFVGATGVIYTPFQVLSESIVDEKHHGNYSPKAAVKDFLKGRIKLLPNENYLHVFDHWSANNHYHFHADLLPKLTLFTPQELAGLVLLLPDSFYSRKVAPELLKLFNFKPKAIEYIHYRDSNRGKVFVRNCLFIPKLTESHENHTILIEKLKQTLQPAQEENSPKRVYLKREDTSFRILLNAKEVESVLESFGFTPVPFDNLPLKDQIRTVANADILLGMHGAGLTNVLYMRKDSHLVEFRRDGKHFGHLYWHMASAAGVNYSAVFGEPDNPNLALEGIGCNLSLDVEHLKRVLERICK, from the coding sequence ATGAAGTTTGAGAGAAAGATTGTCTACCCGCAATCAACTGCAATGCCGAAACTGCCGCTGAACTACGATGACGCAAAAGATTTTTTTGAAGACGGTGTCCGCGTCACAACAAAAGATGTTGAACAGTACAAGTTGACAAATGTATTCGTTGGCGCAACGGGTGTCATCTACACTCCGTTTCAGGTCTTGTCTGAAAGCATTGTTGATGAAAAACATCACGGTAACTATTCGCCTAAAGCGGCGGTAAAAGACTTCCTGAAAGGCCGGATTAAACTGCTGCCGAACGAAAACTACCTCCATGTTTTTGATCACTGGAGCGCAAACAACCATTATCATTTTCATGCCGATCTGCTGCCTAAATTAACCTTGTTCACGCCGCAGGAACTTGCCGGCCTTGTGCTGTTGCTACCCGATTCGTTTTATAGCCGGAAGGTTGCTCCCGAGCTTTTAAAATTGTTCAATTTCAAGCCCAAGGCAATCGAATACATTCATTATCGCGACAGCAACAGAGGAAAAGTATTTGTGCGAAACTGCCTGTTTATACCCAAGCTCACAGAGTCGCATGAAAACCATACAATTTTAATCGAAAAGCTAAAACAAACCCTGCAACCCGCACAGGAAGAGAACTCACCGAAAAGAGTTTATTTAAAAAGAGAGGATACAAGTTTCAGAATTCTTTTAAATGCCAAAGAGGTGGAAAGCGTCTTGGAAAGTTTTGGTTTTACACCTGTTCCTTTTGACAACCTTCCGCTTAAAGATCAAATACGCACGGTTGCCAATGCCGATATTCTGTTGGGGATGCACGGCGCGGGGTTAACCAACGTTCTTTACATGCGTAAGGATTCGCATCTGGTTGAGTTCCGCCGCGACGGGAAACATTTCGGGCATCTTTATTGGCACATGGCTTCTGCCGCGGGTGTAAATTATTCCGCAGTTTTTGGAGAACCGGATAACCCCAATCTTGCCCTGGAAGGAATCGGTTGTAATCTTTCTCTCGATGTTGAGCATCTGAAACGCGTACTCGAGCGAATCTGCAAGTAA
- the kdsA gene encoding 3-deoxy-8-phosphooctulonate synthase, whose amino-acid sequence MNTFLEDLFSAQQYDKNSFFLIAGPCVVESEELVFEVAEKVFTLCKKFNIPYILKASYRKANRTNANSFTGIGDEKGLEILQKVARHFNLPCTTDIHSEPEAAMAAKYVDVLQIPAFLCRQTELLLAAGDTGKIVNVKKGQFLSGSSMKFAVEKIRSTGNEKVMLTERGTTFGYQDLVVDYRNIPIMQENKVPVIMDCTHSLQQPNQTSGVTGGNPLMIGTIASAAIATGADGLFIETHPDPSCALSDGANMLKLDLLEELLVKLVKLRKAFLN is encoded by the coding sequence ATGAATACATTTTTGGAAGATTTGTTTTCTGCGCAGCAATACGATAAGAATTCGTTCTTTTTAATTGCCGGACCTTGCGTGGTGGAAAGTGAAGAACTGGTGTTTGAAGTAGCCGAAAAGGTTTTTACGCTTTGCAAAAAATTCAACATTCCTTACATCTTGAAAGCCTCGTACCGCAAAGCCAACCGCACCAATGCGAATTCATTCACCGGCATTGGCGATGAAAAAGGATTGGAGATTTTACAAAAGGTTGCCAGGCATTTTAATCTTCCCTGCACTACCGATATTCATTCAGAACCCGAAGCCGCAATGGCCGCGAAATACGTGGACGTGTTGCAGATACCCGCATTTCTTTGCCGTCAAACCGAATTGCTTTTAGCGGCCGGTGACACCGGCAAAATCGTGAACGTAAAGAAGGGGCAGTTTTTAAGCGGCTCTTCCATGAAGTTTGCCGTGGAAAAAATCAGGAGCACCGGCAACGAGAAAGTGATGCTGACGGAACGCGGAACAACGTTTGGCTACCAGGATTTGGTGGTTGATTACCGCAACATCCCAATCATGCAGGAAAACAAAGTGCCGGTGATAATGGACTGCACGCACAGCTTGCAACAGCCGAATCAAACAAGCGGCGTGACGGGTGGCAATCCGTTGATGATTGGAACGATTGCATCTGCCGCAATTGCAACCGGCGCGGATGGTTTGTTCATTGAAACGCACCCCGATCCTTCCTGTGCGCTGAGCGATGGAGCGAACATGTTGAAGCTGGATTTGCTTGAGGAGTTGTTGGTGAAATTGGTGAAGTTGCGAAAAGCCTTTTTGAACTGA
- a CDS encoding NAD-dependent epimerase/dehydratase family protein: MTKEKILVIGASGQIGVELTLALRKIYGEQNVIASDLREQNPLLQGSGPYVSLDVMNKEMLHVQIIRQGVTQIYLLAAILSATGEKNPALAWHLNMQGLLNVLDIAKEEKLNKVYWPSSIAVFGPTSPKKDCPQKTIIEPITVYGISKYAGEFWCNYYFNKYGVDVRSLRYPGLISYKSAPGGGTTDYAIEIFHEALEHEHYTCFLEKDTYLPMMYMPDAIRATIELMEAPREKIKERTSYNLSAISFSPEEIAAEIKKHIPGFSIDYKPDYRLDIAKSWPQSIDDTVARNDWGWQHEFDLAAMTTDMLENLKQ, from the coding sequence ATGACAAAAGAAAAAATACTCGTAATCGGTGCCTCGGGACAAATCGGCGTTGAACTAACCTTAGCCCTGCGCAAAATTTACGGCGAGCAAAACGTGATTGCTTCCGACCTGCGCGAACAAAATCCGCTGCTCCAAGGCTCAGGTCCTTACGTAAGCCTCGATGTGATGAACAAAGAAATGCTGCACGTGCAAATCATCCGGCAGGGCGTAACGCAGATTTATTTACTCGCGGCTATTTTATCCGCAACGGGAGAAAAGAACCCCGCGCTTGCCTGGCACCTGAACATGCAAGGCTTACTGAATGTGCTGGATATTGCTAAAGAAGAAAAGCTGAACAAAGTTTACTGGCCCAGCAGCATTGCAGTCTTTGGCCCAACGTCGCCTAAAAAAGATTGTCCGCAAAAAACCATCATCGAGCCCATCACGGTTTACGGCATCTCGAAATATGCCGGCGAGTTTTGGTGCAATTACTATTTCAATAAATACGGCGTGGACGTGCGCAGCCTTCGTTATCCCGGATTGATTTCTTACAAATCGGCGCCCGGCGGCGGCACTACCGATTACGCCATTGAAATTTTCCACGAAGCGCTTGAACACGAACACTACACCTGCTTTCTGGAAAAGGATACGTACCTGCCCATGATGTACATGCCCGACGCCATCAGGGCAACGATTGAACTGATGGAAGCGCCGCGTGAAAAAATAAAAGAACGGACCTCGTACAACCTCTCGGCCATTTCGTTTTCGCCGGAAGAAATTGCCGCCGAAATAAAAAAACACATTCCTGGTTTCAGCATTGATTACAAGCCGGACTACCGTTTGGATATTGCCAAGAGTTGGCCGCAGAGTATTGACGATACTGTGGCCCGAAACGATTGGGGCTGGCAGCACGAGTTTGATTTGGCCGCCATGACAACGGACATGCTCGAAAATTTGAAGCAATAA
- a CDS encoding tetratricopeptide repeat protein encodes MKIPMQKSVVTAAFAALSLSAFAQTDSSAFYLQKGLDEKVKGRRMEVVKNLEKAYAFNKANLQVVTELGNAYFAVNFLGKAKEKFMQAESLGDKSAATCKQLMNLSFNMRQWPDAVKYAQALKKADAAEKTDYVIGRAYYEQEDLGKAIPALEAAAKDDPTNGEIPHTLATAYTNMQNFKQAIPQFQKALALQPANNRWIYELALVYYGINDNPNALKYMLEAGEKGYRKDNEYTQNLATAYINAGKFNEGLAVMKEVLEKRPTDLGLLDMIAETCYDASKYDDAINYYNKILAVDEKKAEALYMMGMAYQKKGQTDNGRRLCDKAIAMDPSLAGLKTEKKMPGGF; translated from the coding sequence ATGAAAATACCCATGCAAAAATCCGTCGTCACCGCAGCCTTTGCTGCTCTTTCCCTTTCCGCTTTTGCGCAAACAGACAGCTCCGCGTTTTATCTTCAAAAAGGCCTTGATGAAAAAGTAAAAGGCCGCCGCATGGAAGTGGTCAAAAACCTGGAAAAAGCGTACGCCTTTAACAAGGCCAACCTGCAGGTTGTCACCGAATTGGGCAACGCTTATTTCGCTGTGAATTTTTTAGGCAAAGCCAAAGAAAAATTTATGCAGGCCGAAAGCCTCGGCGACAAATCAGCCGCTACCTGCAAACAGTTGATGAACCTTAGCTTCAACATGCGGCAATGGCCCGATGCGGTGAAGTATGCGCAGGCCTTGAAGAAAGCCGATGCCGCCGAAAAAACCGATTACGTCATTGGCCGCGCCTATTATGAACAAGAAGATTTAGGAAAAGCCATTCCGGCACTGGAAGCCGCCGCAAAAGATGATCCAACGAACGGCGAAATTCCGCACACTTTGGCAACGGCTTACACCAACATGCAAAACTTCAAGCAAGCCATTCCACAGTTTCAAAAAGCACTGGCTTTGCAGCCTGCCAACAACCGTTGGATTTACGAATTGGCCCTTGTTTATTACGGCATCAACGACAACCCAAATGCGCTGAAATATATGCTGGAAGCGGGAGAGAAGGGCTACCGCAAGGACAACGAATACACCCAAAACCTGGCAACGGCTTACATCAACGCCGGCAAGTTTAACGAAGGCTTGGCAGTGATGAAAGAAGTGCTGGAAAAACGTCCTACCGATCTTGGTCTGCTTGATATGATTGCCGAAACCTGCTACGACGCGAGTAAATACGACGATGCCATTAACTATTACAACAAGATTTTGGCTGTGGACGAAAAGAAAGCTGAAGCCTTGTACATGATGGGCATGGCTTACCAAAAAAAAGGGCAAACCGACAACGGCCGCCGCCTTTGCGACAAGGCCATCGCGATGGACCCGAGTCTCGCCGGATTAAAAACGGAGAAGAAAATGCCGGGCGGTTTCTAA
- a CDS encoding DMT family protein, which translates to MKGVYTVGLLIVSNVFMTLAWYGHLKFKDWGWLTKAGLFLIILISWGLAFFEYCFQVPANKIGFKENGGPFSLFQLKVIQEVVTLTIFVLFARVFFSGEHLTYNHGIAALLLVGAVWFAFR; encoded by the coding sequence ATGAAAGGAGTTTACACCGTCGGTTTGTTGATTGTTTCCAATGTTTTTATGACTCTGGCCTGGTACGGCCACCTGAAATTTAAAGACTGGGGCTGGCTCACAAAAGCCGGTTTGTTCCTCATTATTTTAATCAGTTGGGGACTGGCGTTTTTTGAATATTGCTTCCAGGTGCCGGCAAACAAAATCGGCTTCAAAGAAAACGGCGGGCCTTTCTCGCTGTTTCAATTAAAGGTGATACAGGAGGTAGTTACGCTGACAATTTTTGTTTTGTTTGCGCGGGTGTTTTTTAGCGGCGAACACTTAACGTACAATCACGGGATTGCGGCTTTGTTGTTGGTGGGAGCGGTGTGGTTTGCGTTTCGGTAA